AATAGGGGGCCTTCCGTAATCTATCGCCTTACCATCTCTAGGAGGATAGCCAATGACAGAATACCTGATACGTCGAGTGCTTCAATCGGTACTGGTCATCTTTCTGATTACCATACTAACCTTTCTTCTCATCCATGCGGCTCCGGGCGGACCCACACAAGTGATGCTGGCCCCGGGCTTGACTCCCGAAATCTTCGAGCAGCAGGCCAAGAACCTGGGTTTGGATCAGCCCATTCCCGTACAGTATTTTCACTGGATCGGCGACCTGCTGCAAGGGGACCTGGGGTATACCTTCAAGAACCATATTGCGATCTCGGACCTGCTCTGGCCGCGTATCGGCAACACCATAATCCTGATGGGTGCGGCTTGGCTGGTATCCCTGCTGATCGCAATCCCCTGGGGAATCTACAATAGTACCAAAGTCTATGGTTTATCGGATCAGACGGCTTCCTTCATTTCATATCTGGGCTTCGCCATGCCGACCTTCTGGTTCGGGATTCTGCTGCAGCAGTGGCTGTCGCTCAAGCTGGACTGGTTCCCATTGTCGGATATGCATACAAGAGGCAAGGAAGACAGTATCGCTGATTTATTCATGCATCTGGTGCTGCCGGTAACAGTGCTGGCACTTGGTTTCCTGGCTTCTTATATGAAGTATGCGCGGGCCAGTATGCTGGAGGTGCTGGATCAGGATTATATCCGGACGGCACGGGCCAAAGGCGTCAAGGAACGGAAGGTCGTCTTCCGCCATGCCCTGCGCAATGCGCTTATTCCAATTATTACGATACTCGGCCTTGATCTTCCGATCCTGGTGGGAGGGGCCGCACTAACAGAGAATGTATTCAACTGGCCAGGAATGGGCCGTTGGTTCGTGGAGATGGCAAGTGCGCGCGAATATTCGGCACTGATGGCTGTGACTATCGTAACGGCTGTGATGGTCGTCATTGGCAATCTGCTGGCAGATATACTGTATGTCGTAGTTGATCCCCGCGTGAAGCTCGGCAAGCAAGGGGGGAAGGCAGCATGAGTACAGACAATACAGAGCTTACCAAAGGGAAGGTATCCAAGCCGCTGGGAACGCCGGATATGAGTCCGATGCCGGGCGGGACTGACCCCGAAATTCCGGTGGTTGATTTGGACAGACCTCCCGGCCCGTGGAGAGTGCTGTGGAAGAAGTTTTCGCGCAATCCTTTTGCTATGGGCGGGTTGATCGTCCTGCTTATCTTTGTGCTGCTGGCGATCTGCGCACCGTTCCTGACCTCCTATGGGCCGGAGAAGATTGATCTGATGTTCGCCAACCTGAAGCCGGGAGCGGAGGGGCATCCCCTTGGCACCGACGAGCTGGGCCGCGATATTCTCAGCAGACTGCTGTACAGCGCGCGGATCTCGCTGCTTATCGGTTTCTCGGTTGCGGCTGTATCCGTACTGGTCGGATCGGTGGTCGGAGCCATTTCGGGTTACTTCGGCGGATTCGTGGATACGGTATTCATGCGGATTGTTGACGTCATGAACTCCGTACCATCCCTGTTCCTGAATATCCTGGTGATGGCGCTGTTCGGAACACAGATTAAATTCATGATCCTGATTCTGGCGTTCACGAGCTGGATGAGTATTGCCCGGCTGGTCCGGGGAACCTTCCTGCAGCTGCGGGAGATGCAGTATGTGGAGGCGGCCAGAGCAATCGGGGTATCCAGCTGGGGGATCATCTTCCGGCATCTGCTCCGTAATGCGAGCTTCCCGATCATTGTCAATGCCACATTGATGGTCGGCGGCGCGATTCTCAGTGAATCCGCGTTGTCCTACCTGGGCCTTGGTATCCAGGCTCCGGCTACGAGCTGGGGGCTGATGCTAAGCAGTGCACAGGAATTCATGCTGATTGATCCGATGCAGGCCGTATATCCGGGTCTGTGTATCCTGCTCGTCGTGCTGGCGGTTAACTTTATCGGCGACGGCATCCGCGATGCCCTTGATCCCAGACAGCAAGTGACCAAATCCCGGAGGAGGCTGGAACAATGGCGCAAAAACTACTCGAAATCCGGAAACTAACCGCCGGCTTTGCGACCGAGAAGGGACTGCTCAAAGCAACCGATGGCATCTCCCTCACGGTGGATAAAGGGCAGACGGTCTGTATTGTAGGCGAATCCGGCAGCGGCAAAAGTGTGACCTCGCTGGCGATTATGCGCCTGATTGATTACGCGGGCGGGATGATTCTGGAGGGAAGTATTGACTTCCATGGACAGGATCTGGGGAAGAAGACGCAGGAGGAGATGCGGGGAATCCGCGGCAACCAGATCGCCATGATCTTCCAGGACCCGATGTCTTCGCTGAATCCGGTCTTCACGATAGGCGAACAGATCGCTGAGAGTCTGCGGCTGCATCAGAATAAGAAAGATGCAGAAGCGCTGAAGCTGGCGGTCGATCTGATTAGATTGGTGGGCATACCGGCACCGGAGATCCGTGCGAAGCAGTACCCGCATGAGCTGTCTGGCGGGATGTGCCAGCGCGTGGTCATTGCGATTGCGCTGGCCTGCAACCCCGAGCTGCTGATTGCCGATGAGCCGACCACCGCGCTTGATGTGACCGTGCAGGCGCAGATTCTGGATCTGCTGCGCAAGCTTCAGTCGGAGCTTGGCATGTCCATCCTGTTGATTACCCACGACATGGGGGTTGCCGCCGAGATGGCTGACCGCATTGCGGTCATGTATGCGGGCGCTATCGTGGAAGAGGGCGGTGTAGAAGAGATCTTCGACCATCCCAGCCATCCGTATACGGTAGGGCTGCTCCAGTCCATTCCGGGGTTTGAAGGCGGACGGGGAGGCGAGCTCTATACGATCAGCGGAACGATTCCGCCGATAGGGCAGCTGCCTGCGGGCTGCCGCTTTCACCCGCGCTGTCCGCATGCTATGGATATCTGCAGAAGCGAGGAGCCGCCGGATTTCATGATTACAGGTGATCACCGGACCGCCTGCTGGCTGTTCAAGGATAAGCCGGTTTCAGCGGATACCAGCAGGGAGGCGAAGCGCGCATGATGAACAGGGCAGCAACCGTACCAGACCGTAAGCTACCAGCTTCTTCTGAAGTGCTGGTGGAAGTTAAGGATATTAAGAAATATTTCCCGATCACCAAGGGCCTGCTTAACCGGACCGTTGGACAGGTGAAGGCCGTGGATGGGGTCAGTCTGTCGATCCGCCAAGGTGAGACGTTCGGGCTGGTCGGGGAATCCGGCTGCGGCAAATCCACCTTAGGGCGGGTACTCCTCCGGCTGCAAAGTGCGACCGGGGGGCAGGTGTTATTCAAGGGCCAGGACATTCATTCGCTGCGTTCACGTGACATGCGGAAGCTGCGGGAAGAGATGCAGATTATTTTCCAGGACCCGTTCGGGTCACTCAATCCGCGCTTCCTCGTCAAGGATATTATCGGCGAGCCGCTGCGTATTCACTTGAATATGTCCGCCAAGGCTATCGATGCCCGGGTGGTCGAGCTGATGGAGCTGGTGGGTCTGGATGCCAGCCGCCGGAACCGCTATCCGCATGAATTCTCCGGCGGACAACGCCAGCGGATTGGCATCGCCCGGGCGATTGCGCTGAATCCGCAGTTTATTGTGGCCGATGAGGCCGTGTCCGCGCTGGACGTATCGGTGCAATCCCAGGTCATTAACCTGCTGATGAAGCTGCAGAAGGAGCTGGGTCTAACCTTCCTGTTCATCGCGCATGGTCTTAACGTAGTCCGGCATATCTCTGACCGCGTTGGGGTTATGTACCTGGGCAAGCTGGTGGAGGTGGGAGAGACGGAGGAACTGTTCGCTGCTCCGCTGCATCCGTATACTGCCGCCCTGCTCTCGGCTATTCCGAAGCCGACACCAAGGCGCAAGCAGGAGCGCATTATGCTGGAGGGAGATGTGCCCTCCCCGGCCAATCCGCCCTCCGGCTGCCGGTTCCATACCCGCTGCCCGTTCGTCCAGGACAAATGCCGATCGGTGGAGCCGCTGCTGGAAGAGGTCCTGCCGGGCCGTCCGGTAGCCTGTCATTTCCCGTTGCTTCCGAAATCCTGAACGAGGATTACCCTATGCTGTGCCGAAGAGGAACGCTGCTGAATCTTACGCGGTGTTCCTCTTTGCTTGTCGTACCGTCCTAAACTAATCATTGTGTTAAAGGCATTTCTATAAGAAAATGAGAAAAAGACTAATCAATACCGCAAAGGTTGCGGAACCGGAGGTTAGGGTGAAAAAGGTCAGTACAGCAATTTCAGCGCTCTTTATACTAGTTATGATCATAGCCGTCTGGGTATGGGCAGTGTCAGTACATACCTGGACCCTGGCGGGGACCTTGGCATCCCTGCTTTGTCTGGCCCTGTTTATCTGGACGGGCTTGCGGGCCATTCCCGCTATAACCGGGTACATCATGAGCCCCGGCGCACTAAGGACGTTGAATACGGACGACTCGCCGGAGGAACGGCAGCGGATCTGGTGGAAGATTGTGCTGTGGGTGATATTCAGCCGGGTGCTGCTGATCCTTGCGGCTTATGTATTCTGGGTGCTTCGGGAGGGCGGCTCCGGCAGTCTGTTCTCCCGCTTCATCGAGATGTGGCATATCCGCGGAATTGATGCGATGTCTTATCTGGGCATTGCCGAGCGGTGGTATGTGACGGAAGGGGACCCCAGATTTCATATTGTATTTCTGCCGTTCTTCCCCGTTATGATCAAGCTGGCGCAGTTCTTCACAGGCAATTATATGGCTGCCGGGTTCGCCGTAGCCAATCTTTGCACGCTTGCAGCGGCGTTGTTCGCTTATGAACTGGCCCGGCTGGATATGGGACGCAGGCACGCCCTGCGGGTAGTGAAGTACATCTTCATCTTTCCGTCAGCCTTCTTTTTCTTCTTGCCCATGACTGAGGCTTTGTTCCTGCTGCTCTCCCTGATGGCGCTGTATTTTGTGCGCAAAAAGCGCTGGCTGCTGGGCTGCCTCTGTGCGGCGCTGGCCGGATTCACCCGTTCCCCGGGGATTCTGCTGGCCGTACCGATTGCCGTGGAATTTGCCCGGGAGCTGGCCGCTGGTTACAGGTCTATGGACCGGAAGGCTTTTACGAATAAGCTGATCTTGGCCATGGTCTCCCTGGTGAGCGTCTCCTTCGGTCTGCTGGCTTATCTCTACATCAACTACAATGTGACGGGCAACGCGTTCCAGTTCAGTATTTATCAGCGGGAGCACTGGTCGCAGCGCTTCTACTTCTTTTTCGATACCGTGAGATATCAGATAGAGTATGCGGTGAATACCTTCAAGGATGCCGATTACCGGTCGTTCCTGGGGCTGTGGCTGCCGAATTTGAGCGCGATCTTCCTGGTCCTCTTCATGATGCTCCGCAGTGCGAAGAAGCTTAATCCCGCATACATGGCGTACATGATCGCCTATTTCGTCTATGTGGTGGCCCCGACTTGGCTGCTGTCTGCCCCGCGTTATTTTGCCGTAGCTTTTCCGCTGGCCTTCGCGGCTGTGCTGTTGACGGAGGATAAGAGATGGAAGGATATCCTGCTTACCACGCTATTTATTGCGGGGGGTCTCCTGTATCTGGCGGTGTTTGTATCCGGTTATCCGGTATATTAGTGTGTACTAGAAATTACAGAAACGATGGTGGCTATGCAGATTCAACTAGAAGATCAGATGGTGACGTTACATGTCCAGTATGCCAAGCGTAAGAAGCTTTCCGTAACGGTAGACGGCTCGGATCTCATTACCGTTAAGGCGCCGAAGGGAACGAGTGAAGAGACGATTCTAGGTGCGGTAGCAAGTCTAGGCCCGAAGATTCTGGAGAAGTTGCGCAGCAATGCGGCGGCCCGGCAGGTGCCGAAGGTTAAAGCTTATGAGGGCGACGAAGAAACCTTTTTGTACATGGGGAAGGAGCATGCGCTGCATGAGTTAATTGGGGACAGGCAGGCGGATGCCGGGGAGCTGAAGCTTGCGCTGAAGAAGTTCTATACGGCCAGTCTGAAAAAAATCATCGCAGAGCGCATCAAGCCCTACCAGGCGCAACTCAGAGTGAAGCCAAAGAGTATTGAGATTGTGGAATCACGGACCAAATGGGGGAGCTGCAGCTTTGACGGCAAGCTGACGTTCAACTACCGCCTGGCCATGGCGCCGCCTGAAGTGATCGACTATGTCATTGTTCATGAGCTGTGTCATCTGCTGCATATGAATCATGACCGTTCCTTCTGGCGGCGCCTGGGAAGCATAATGCCGGACTATAAGGAGAAGGAAGCGTACCTGGCCCGGCAGGGGCAGTTTATGACACTGTGAACATTTTACAGGTTAAAAGTGTAGCGTACGCCTAGGCGATGGAAGTAGCCGGATGCTTGATGTTAGCAGGATACTGCAGTCCGCCCTGAGTCCGGACGAATAGGCCCTCAGAATGGCTGCTGCCTGACAATTCCAGGCCAGGGTCATCCGGGGTGAAGTGGAAAACGATTGTCTCCGTGTCGCTGTCCGCAAGCTTTAGGGCGATTTCGCGGCAGGAGAAGGGCTGTGTGCTGATCAGATCGAAGAGCTCAAGCTGCCCATTCTCCTGCTGGCAGATGGCAATGAGATTCTCGTCCTCCAGGTAGTAGAGCTGATCGCTGAACACATTCAGGCAGTAGAACATCAGGAGTCCATGGGCGCCGCTGACGCCAAGACGCTCAGATACCGGTACCCGCTGTGCTCCAAGGGTAGAGACCAGGCTCAGATCATGCGGGTCGGCGAGATTCAGCTTGCGGATTGCCGCAGATCCGGCAGCGCCTCCGGGGCAGGCCATGGAGAAGATCTGCTCTTCCACCGGGTGGAAGCCGAATTTAGGATAGAACTCCAAGACTGACTCATTGGCGAAAAGATACATGAATTCACATGCTTGTCCGTAATCCTCCAGCACCTTGTCCATCAACCGGGCAGACAGGCCGCGTCCTCTATAGTCAGGATGAGTCATCACCGTTCCGATCTGCACAGCATGGGACTTCACCCCATTAATAATTAGCTCTATGAGATTCACCGAGACATTGGCCACGATCCGGTCTCCCTCCGCATAAGAATAAGGAACATACTTATCCGTCCAGCAGCCCCCCTCATACCAGCGCTCCAGCTCTAGCTCGAACGTGTCTTTTGCCAGCTCGAAAAAGCTATTCCGCAGCGGCTCTATATCTTTGTAATCCCTAACAAACTTCAATTCTTGCATGGTCTATCACTCCATATAGTATATTTGTCCTCATTCACCCATTTAATATTCAACCCCGCGAACCTTTGAGTAGACCATTGTGTCTCTCAAGCTCCCCTGTACATCAGTCTTGTCATTGCGCAGGATACCTTCCAAAGTAAAGCCAGTACGTTCGGCTACGCGAGCGCTCTGTGTATTGCGGGAATCGCAGCGGATCTCCAGCCGGTTAGCTTGTAGCTCCTGTATGGCGAAATCCGCAATGGCATTCACCGCTTCCGTGATGTAACCTTGACCCGCGAATGAGGTGTGTACCCAATATCCGATTTCAAATTTACGCACCCGCCAATCGATCCGGTGCAAGCCGCTGCTCCCGATAAGCTGTCCCGTCTTCTTATGAAAAAGCAGCAGCCGGATATCGCTGCGTTCCAGGAACTGCAGCCGTGATTTCCGGATGGATACCTCTGATTCTTCCACAGAAGGGACCTGCTGGGCCCAAGGCATCCAGTGCCGTAATTCCGCTGCGCTTTCCTGTACTGCTTTATGTACAGCGGCACCGTCTCCCCATAATACTGAGCGGATTTGCAGGCGGCTGCTTTCGAAGCTTTCCGGTACGGGAATCAGGATGGGGTCCGTTGAATAATTGTCCATGAATCTAGCTCCTATTAAAGGTATTTGGTGAATCAGTCAATATCAGTATAAGCCATTATATACCATAGGTCATATTTCAGGGTTTTAATACCATAGATTATAACTATAGTCAATACGCTAAAGGATACCTAAAAGTACTCTCTGGTACTATTCACATTTAATGGCAAGAACGTTATCGTAGGTAATAAGAAGTGTTCACTGTAACGAATTTATAGACAGCTGGAGGTTAACCCATGAGTGCAATCGCCGGGATCTATTCTATGCAGCATGGGCCGCTGGACCCGGAGCTTGGCCCGCGCCTGATGCAGGAGCTGCAGCGTTATCCGGCGGATGATGCTCGGGGCTGGAATACGGAAGGGCTGTTCCTCGGGTGCCACGCACAGTGGATTACCCCGCAGTCCCGGGGCGAGGTCCTTCCCTACTATGATCCGCAGCGGAAGCTGGCGATCGTAGCTGACGCCATCCTTGATAACCGCAGCGAGCTCTTCGGACAACTTCAGGTTGTCCGGGAGGATCAGGAGTCGATGCCGGACAGTCTGCTGATTCTTCTGGCCTATGAGAAATGGGGAGATCAGGCTCCGGTGCATCTGGTCGGAGATTTTGCCTTCATGATCTGGGATGCCGGCAGGCAGACGCTGTTTGGAGCGAGGGATTTCTCGGGGAGCCGTACGCTGTACTTCCACCGCTCAGGCAGACAATTCTCCTTTTGCACCGTGATTCATCCGCTAT
This genomic interval from Paenibacillus sp. FSL H8-0332 contains the following:
- a CDS encoding GNAT family N-acetyltransferase: MDNYSTDPILIPVPESFESSRLQIRSVLWGDGAAVHKAVQESAAELRHWMPWAQQVPSVEESEVSIRKSRLQFLERSDIRLLLFHKKTGQLIGSSGLHRIDWRVRKFEIGYWVHTSFAGQGYITEAVNAIADFAIQELQANRLEIRCDSRNTQSARVAERTGFTLEGILRNDKTDVQGSLRDTMVYSKVRGVEY
- a CDS encoding ABC transporter permease, whose protein sequence is MTEYLIRRVLQSVLVIFLITILTFLLIHAAPGGPTQVMLAPGLTPEIFEQQAKNLGLDQPIPVQYFHWIGDLLQGDLGYTFKNHIAISDLLWPRIGNTIILMGAAWLVSLLIAIPWGIYNSTKVYGLSDQTASFISYLGFAMPTFWFGILLQQWLSLKLDWFPLSDMHTRGKEDSIADLFMHLVLPVTVLALGFLASYMKYARASMLEVLDQDYIRTARAKGVKERKVVFRHALRNALIPIITILGLDLPILVGGAALTENVFNWPGMGRWFVEMASAREYSALMAVTIVTAVMVVIGNLLADILYVVVDPRVKLGKQGGKAA
- a CDS encoding ABC transporter ATP-binding protein, producing the protein MAQKLLEIRKLTAGFATEKGLLKATDGISLTVDKGQTVCIVGESGSGKSVTSLAIMRLIDYAGGMILEGSIDFHGQDLGKKTQEEMRGIRGNQIAMIFQDPMSSLNPVFTIGEQIAESLRLHQNKKDAEALKLAVDLIRLVGIPAPEIRAKQYPHELSGGMCQRVVIAIALACNPELLIADEPTTALDVTVQAQILDLLRKLQSELGMSILLITHDMGVAAEMADRIAVMYAGAIVEEGGVEEIFDHPSHPYTVGLLQSIPGFEGGRGGELYTISGTIPPIGQLPAGCRFHPRCPHAMDICRSEEPPDFMITGDHRTACWLFKDKPVSADTSREAKRA
- a CDS encoding GNAT family N-acetyltransferase; translated protein: MQELKFVRDYKDIEPLRNSFFELAKDTFELELERWYEGGCWTDKYVPYSYAEGDRIVANVSVNLIELIINGVKSHAVQIGTVMTHPDYRGRGLSARLMDKVLEDYGQACEFMYLFANESVLEFYPKFGFHPVEEQIFSMACPGGAAGSAAIRKLNLADPHDLSLVSTLGAQRVPVSERLGVSGAHGLLMFYCLNVFSDQLYYLEDENLIAICQQENGQLELFDLISTQPFSCREIALKLADSDTETIVFHFTPDDPGLELSGSSHSEGLFVRTQGGLQYPANIKHPATSIA
- a CDS encoding dipeptide ABC transporter ATP-binding protein, with protein sequence MMNRAATVPDRKLPASSEVLVEVKDIKKYFPITKGLLNRTVGQVKAVDGVSLSIRQGETFGLVGESGCGKSTLGRVLLRLQSATGGQVLFKGQDIHSLRSRDMRKLREEMQIIFQDPFGSLNPRFLVKDIIGEPLRIHLNMSAKAIDARVVELMELVGLDASRRNRYPHEFSGGQRQRIGIARAIALNPQFIVADEAVSALDVSVQSQVINLLMKLQKELGLTFLFIAHGLNVVRHISDRVGVMYLGKLVEVGETEELFAAPLHPYTAALLSAIPKPTPRRKQERIMLEGDVPSPANPPSGCRFHTRCPFVQDKCRSVEPLLEEVLPGRPVACHFPLLPKS
- a CDS encoding ABC transporter permease, giving the protein MSPMPGGTDPEIPVVDLDRPPGPWRVLWKKFSRNPFAMGGLIVLLIFVLLAICAPFLTSYGPEKIDLMFANLKPGAEGHPLGTDELGRDILSRLLYSARISLLIGFSVAAVSVLVGSVVGAISGYFGGFVDTVFMRIVDVMNSVPSLFLNILVMALFGTQIKFMILILAFTSWMSIARLVRGTFLQLREMQYVEAARAIGVSSWGIIFRHLLRNASFPIIVNATLMVGGAILSESALSYLGLGIQAPATSWGLMLSSAQEFMLIDPMQAVYPGLCILLVVLAVNFIGDGIRDALDPRQQVTKSRRRLEQWRKNYSKSGN
- a CDS encoding SprT family zinc-dependent metalloprotease, encoding MQIQLEDQMVTLHVQYAKRKKLSVTVDGSDLITVKAPKGTSEETILGAVASLGPKILEKLRSNAAARQVPKVKAYEGDEETFLYMGKEHALHELIGDRQADAGELKLALKKFYTASLKKIIAERIKPYQAQLRVKPKSIEIVESRTKWGSCSFDGKLTFNYRLAMAPPEVIDYVIVHELCHLLHMNHDRSFWRRLGSIMPDYKEKEAYLARQGQFMTL